The Sulfitobacter donghicola DSW-25 = KCTC 12864 = JCM 14565 genome has a segment encoding these proteins:
- a CDS encoding alpha-ketoglutarate-dependent dioxygenase AlkB family protein, with protein MKLSVKGFEIHPEFLDVAQQRAVLAAIRGVVAQAPFFRPETPMGKPMSVRMTAAGQYGWFSDKSGYRYAPSHPSGKPWPAIPDDVLEIWKRATGLERQPECCLINYYSADAKMGLHQDRDEANMEWPVVSLSLGDDGLYRMGNVTRGGKTESMWLRSGDVVVMGGEARLAYHGVDKIRGGSSTLLPKGGRLNLTLRVVT; from the coding sequence GTCGCGCAACAGCGCGCTGTTTTGGCTGCGATCCGTGGGGTTGTGGCGCAGGCTCCGTTTTTCCGTCCAGAGACGCCAATGGGCAAGCCTATGTCGGTCCGGATGACTGCTGCGGGGCAATATGGCTGGTTTTCGGACAAGTCGGGCTATCGCTATGCGCCTAGCCATCCATCGGGAAAACCATGGCCCGCGATCCCTGACGACGTGTTGGAGATCTGGAAAAGGGCCACGGGGCTAGAGCGGCAGCCCGAGTGTTGTTTGATTAACTACTATAGTGCGGACGCGAAAATGGGTCTGCATCAGGACCGCGACGAGGCAAATATGGAATGGCCCGTTGTTTCGCTGTCGCTGGGGGATGACGGATTGTACCGTATGGGGAATGTGACCCGCGGGGGCAAAACCGAAAGCATGTGGCTGCGGTCGGGGGATGTTGTGGTTATGGGAGGCGAGGCGCGTCTTGCTTATCATGGTGTAGATAAAATTCGGGGCGGCTCTTCCACCTTATTGCCCAAAGGTGGGCGGCTGAACCTGACGCTGCGTGTTGTGACCTGA
- a CDS encoding ABC transporter permease — protein sequence MFQPVRKTRSTAHVILTMMELIYHSIVRSVRKSHNNAFLAIATNILQAVIFVGAFYVMFSILGLRGAALRGDFLIYIMSGIFLYMTHSKALGAVVGSEGPASPMMQHAPMNTIISICSAALGALYIQVLSLAVILFVYHVAFTPLEVEHPFAAFGMLMLAWFTGAALGLVLLAIKPWFPTAVSIFSTIYQRANMIASGKMFVANTLPGFMLAMFDWNPLFHTIDQARGFAFLNYNPRYSDPMYALWVGLVLVMVGLMGEFYTRKHASISWSARR from the coding sequence CTTACGATGATGGAATTGATCTATCATTCTATCGTCCGTTCCGTTCGCAAAAGCCATAACAACGCCTTTCTGGCGATCGCGACAAACATTTTGCAGGCGGTGATTTTTGTTGGCGCCTTTTATGTGATGTTTTCCATTCTGGGATTGCGCGGCGCCGCGCTGCGCGGTGATTTTCTCATCTATATCATGTCTGGAATCTTTCTTTACATGACCCACTCAAAGGCGCTGGGCGCGGTTGTCGGCTCTGAGGGCCCTGCAAGCCCCATGATGCAACACGCGCCCATGAACACGATCATCTCGATCTGCTCGGCCGCTCTTGGGGCGCTCTATATTCAGGTTTTGTCGCTGGCGGTGATCCTGTTTGTGTATCACGTCGCCTTTACACCGCTTGAGGTCGAACACCCCTTTGCCGCCTTCGGTATGCTCATGCTTGCATGGTTTACAGGTGCCGCATTGGGTCTGGTCCTTCTCGCGATCAAACCGTGGTTTCCCACGGCTGTCAGCATTTTCTCTACCATCTATCAACGCGCCAATATGATTGCCTCTGGCAAGATGTTTGTTGCAAACACCCTTCCTGGCTTCATGCTGGCGATGTTTGATTGGAACCCGCTGTTTCACACCATCGATCAGGCGCGAGGCTTTGCGTTTCTGAACTATAACCCACGCTATAGCGACCCGATGTATGCTCTTTGGGTTGGCTTGGTCTTGGTCATGGTGGGTTTGATGGGCGAATTTTATACCCGCAAACATGCCTCCATCAGCTGGAGCGCGCGACGCTAA